Below is a genomic region from Macaca thibetana thibetana isolate TM-01 chromosome 1, ASM2454274v1, whole genome shotgun sequence.
TTATCCAGATGTTAGACTCAAAATACCTTTAATTATAGACAAGGAAGGCATGGCAATCTGACACATTTTTGTCACCCATAGGACAAGGAATAAGCTTTAGTTTGCAGGGTCTCTTGAAAAAGGTAGTAGAAATTTCATTGAGTGGAAGtcagaaaagtggaagaaaaatttgaaagcattagtTTGGGGGCTCATAGCCcacaaagaattcagaatttagtccaaattgtagaaaataataaaaactcaagaaCAGCAGACAAGactagaatctttttttttttttttttttttttttgagacagagtctggctctgttgccaggctggagtgcaatggcacagtctctgctcattgcaacctccgcctcccaggttcaagtaattctcctgcctcagcctcctgaataggtgggactacagatgcccaccaccacgcttggctaatttttgtatttttagtaaagacagagtttcaccatgttggccaggatggtcttgatctcctgacctcgtgatccacctgcctcagcctccccaagtgctgggattacaggcacgagccactgtgccaggcccaagACTAGCATCTTAACAAGTATACTACAGttcttttgaaacataatttttatctcTCCAGCACcccctttttttaaagacaaaatatagGACAAATTTACTTGCAAAATAAGTCTTAGTTTTAAGACTTATTATGCTTGGCCCAATTATTTGTAAAAAGTAGAGCAAGAGTAACTTTTTTgcatattagaaatatttattcagaataaTGGCATTAATTGCTTTTAACAATTTAGAAAAGACCCATCCCCCACAGATCCAGGGCAGCTCCTCTAAGTAAACACAATATGCTATAGTAAACTCCATGCGTATTTCCACTGAGTAAAGATCAGGTCTTACCACCAAATTCCAAAACACTTGGAATGCAGGTAGGCAGGGACATCAGCAGGTTTTGTCTTGATAAGCAGATGAGAATGGTAGGAATGCTGGTTGATTATCGCCCAATCTGCTTTTTCATACCTGAAGTATTCACAGcaacttattttaaaagctttaaaaagttaTACACCTGCATCCCCTACAACCCCCAATCCAGAATGTGGGACAAGGGTGTTGAGCAGTATGATGGACTTGGTCTATTCTTAACATTTTACGTTTAATACTTCTAACCCCTGTGTGTGGTGGGtactgttatttccattttacagatgttgaaactgaggcagagaagaaaTTAAGCTAGGAAGCAAGATTGCTTTAAGGAATCAAATTTTACTTACAGAGCCAGTAAAATCCCCTTGGGATAGCTGGCCTCATACTTTGTCTACACAGTCCTTGTACAGAGTTCCTGACCTGTGTTAAGTAAACAGTGTcgctttctgacaggcccaggagccctaCATTATCTTAGGACCTCAAGAGGAAGAACATTCATCCAACTGAATGTTGGAATTCTGAAAACAATGATTTCTGCCTAGGAAGGGTAGGAGGGGTGGAATTTAGGATTAGAAAACTGAAAGCTGATCTCTTAATTTATTCTGAAACTTGAAAAGAGACTTGGCAGGGAGTGGTTTTAAAAGTTGTTTGTATCAAGATTTTTGGTATAGACAAGTTCCAGGGCTTGAAATTAAAAGTACTTGTAGGCCTTGTGTTTGGTCATTGCAGGTCTTGGGATACACATTCTTAAGGTACTTCCAGTGTTTGGGGGGTTTCTAGTCTCAGTGGACTCTTGAGAAACATGTGCATTAGTTGGGTGCTGAAGACAAACCAAAGTAAGAGACTAACGAGCACTTAAGGTGGGGTTTGACCCCAAATCTGGAACTTTATTGATCAGGGACTGTGGCACTATATAAAACTGTGGGCTTTCTTCCTTAGAGGAAATAGCAAGAGACTAGGACTCCCTGGGCTGGATGATCACAAAGCACCTTGTAAAATCAGCAAAGCAGAGCAGACTGGCAGTTATTATACAACAGGTCTACGAGACCATTTACAGTCTTTATTGAGTCCACTCAGGGGGCCATTTTGTTGCAGGAATATTACAGtgtagcaagaataattatttgacaTATAGGCTGTTTTTAGAATTGGCTTTGCTGAAACTTTGTTctataaggaatctcagattatACTTTTTAAAGCCTTGAGTCCAGCCTTGGATTTATCTATGCCTGAAAATATCTGTATGAGTTGGATGAATGTTCTTCCTCTTGAGGTCCTAAGATAATGTAGGGCTCCTGGGCCCGTCAGAAAGTGACATTGTTTACTTAACACAGGTCAGGAACTCTGCACAAGGATTGTGTAGACAAAGTATGAGGCCAGCTATCCCAAGGGGGTTTCATTGGCTCTGTAAGTAAAATTTGATTCCTTAAAGCAATCTGTTTATATTTGAAAGCATGCCATtctagtcaaagccttggtaaaataaccagaaTCTCTAATTGTgttctgttacaaaagaaaacacaatatttTTGCACTTATGCACATAAATATACTGCCATAAGTTGAGAATACTCACAGAATGTTtctaaattctggagaaatcaggtagggAGAAAgcaatatgctccaaattttgtacACAGGAGTATACTCAATTGGTAAAGTTGTAAAtagttcaaaagaaaaaacttttattaactgaaaaacaaaaggattaATAACATTTAACATTATCACCTCTCCATGAGAGtcttagaagttttttttttcctctctattaCAATGTGCAATTTCTAAAGTTCAGAGACTGGTATTCAAGAGTACCTGTCAGAGTTCGAGGTTTAATTATAAACTACCTTGTGAAAAAGATTAAAGTACAGAAGGCATCAGACTCCTTTTTGGGGAGAAACCTCTGTTTTCCCCTATGAAACCTCATGAGTATAAATAGACAAGTTCCTCTCAGATCTTAAACTTCTTGATTTTGTATTGtgctgcctgattttttttttttctaagtgaaaaTAGTTATTACAACAGAAGCTACTCTTGGATGTTTAAGGTAGGAAAGGGTGTAGTTTAGACACTTAGAGAAatgcctttgtcaaaaaaaaaagtgcactgTAAAAGAATCACAGGGTCTAGGCTCATGAAAATTCATTTTTGGAGACCCAGGATCCACTGTGGGCTCTTCCCAGAGCTCAGAGATCCTGTTAAAAGATAGAGACCAGCAGCTCAGGCGGCGGGAGGAGTGGCAGCGGCCAGGCAGCCCAGTTTCGCGAAGGCTCTCGGCGCGCCGCGGCCCGCAGGCACCCGGCACGCGCCTTCCCCGCCGCCAGGATGCCCAAGAGGAAGGTCAGCTCCGCCGAAGGGGCCGCCAAGGAAGAGCCCAAGAGGAGATCGGCACGGTTGTCAGCTAAACCTCCTGCCAAAGTGGAAGCGAAGCCGAAAAAGGCAGCAGCGAAGGATAAATCTTCAGACAAAAAAGtgcaaacaaaagggaaaaggggagcaAAGGGAAAACAGGCCGAAGTGGCTAACCAAGAAACTAAAGAAGATTTACCTGCAGAAAACGGGGAAACGAAAACTGAGGAGAGTCCAGCCTCTgatgaagcaggagagaaagaagccaagTCTGATTAATACCATATACCATGTCTTACCAGTGGTCCCTGTCTCCCTTCTTGTACAATCCAGAGGAATATTTTTATCAACTATTTTGTAAATGCAAGTTTTTTAGTAgctctagaaacatttttaagaaggagGGAATCCCACCTCATcccattttttaagtgtaaatgcttttttttaagaggtgaaaTCATTtgctggttgtttattttttggtacaaCCAGAAAATAGTGTGGGATATTGAATTACGGGAGGCTTTGACTGTCTCGGGTGCCAGCTTAACATTCCATAGATGGGGGGTTAGTTTTTATATCCTATAATACAAAGCATATTAAATGGCAATATGGAGTCAGTCCTGCATTTAATgtcttgaacattttattttacttctattctcatgttttttagtagaattgTTTCCTAAAGCAAACCACTCCTCGATCATGGCGCTCCCTGTCGGAATTGTGTGCACTCTGTAACATGTTTGGTTGTGGTCGTCCTGTTTGCCTACTAACTTCGTTACTGTGCTGTGAAAGATTACAGATTTGAATATGTAGTGTACATGCTATTCAGTTGTGAACTGGTGGGCCATACGTAACAGCTGACCAACATGTGAAGATACTGGTACTTGATAGCCTCTTAAGGAaaatttgcttccaaattttaagCTGGAAAGTCACtggaataactttaaaaaagaattacaatacaTGGCTTTTTAGAATTTCGTTACATATGTTAAGAATTGTGTACAAATTGAAATGTCTGTACTGATCCTCAACCAATAAAATctcaattatgaaaataaaaaaaaaaaaaaaaaaagatagagactaaaattagaactacctATCTAAATGAAATTGGTCTCATTATACAACTCTATGatagatttctataattttatgtttgacttggcatttttttctttgagacaggatctcattctgttgctccggctggagtgcagtggcacaatctctgctcactgcaacttctgcctcctgagttcaagtgattcttgtgcctcagcctcctaagtagctgggaccacaggtaggTGCTACCACAtgtatgcactaccacacctggttaatttttttggtagagatgaggtttcgccattttggccaggctcgtcttgaactcctgacctcaagtgatccacctgcctcagcctcccaaagtgctgggattactggcatgagccaccacacctggcctggcatCTGTTTTAATTTTCCTCTAACACAACGgactttttctctctgtattctgagatgtaaattttgctgaattttttcAGCTAAGAGTTGTTTCCTTTAACATGCAAATTTTAGGCTATCTAGCTAACAACTGCCTATGGTAATGAAACAGGTTATTCAAATATTAGAAGtttaaaataagaggaaaaaaagaagtcttacGAATCTGTAACATTTACTTCTATCTGTGTGCCCAATATGTCTATGTATTCATGTGTTGTATATATAATGTTTCACTactacaaatatataaaagagctctaattaattgacCTAAAGAAAAAAGTGCTTAAAAAGTGGAGACATTAAGTCACATGCTCTTTCAAGTTCACATGAGGTAAGTAAAATCTTAAGCTGGCTTTAAAATCATTGGTAAAATAATGATTAGAAACATCTTAAGAATTGttagtgccgggcgcggtggctcagcctgtaatcccagcactttgggaggccgaggcgggcggatcacaaggtcaggagatcgagaccatcctggctaacacggtgaaaccccgtctctactaaaaacacaaaaaactagccgggcaaggtggcgggtgcctgtagtcccagctactcgggaggctgaggcaggagaatggcttaaatccaggaggcggagcttgcagtgagccgagatcgcgccactgcactccagcctgggcgacagagcgagactccgtctcaaaaaaaaaaaaaaaaaggccgggcgcggtggctcacgcctgtaatcccagcactttgggaggccgaggtgggcggatcacaaggtcaggagatcgagaccacggtgaaaccccgtctctactaaaaatacaaaaaattagccgggcgcggtggcaggcgcctgtagtcccagctactcaggaggctgaggccggagaatggcgtaaacccaggaggcggagcttgcagtgagccgacatcgccccactgcactccagcctgggcgacagagcgagactccgtctcaaaaaaaaaaaaaaaaaggcgggcgcggtggctcacgcctgtaatcccagcactttgggaggccgaggtgggcggatcacaaggtcaggagatcgagaccacggtgaaaccccgtctctactaaaaatacaaaaaattagccgggcgttgtggcgggcgcctgtagtcccagctactcaggaggctgaggcaggagaatggcgtaaacccaggaggcggagcttgcagtgagccgagatcgcgccactgcactccagcctgggcgacagagcgagactccgtctcaaaaaaaaaaaaaaaaaaaaaagaattgttagtattttttttttgcatttattgatgGAGAGGTTTATACTTATTCCTGCAGAATActataaggtgtcaaaatttgCCATAGAGATTATAAAACTACAAACCTAGCAcaaaacagaatgatctttgcttgtttaatttttgataaataaaacatttaatattggtttaatgaaaacagctaaaTCCTGAGAGTTAGTGGTTAAATACTCATACTTTTAACCATAAGTTCCTTAGTTAGGTAAATGGCTGAAATTAATAGgttataaaaatgattaacaGGGAAATCACTTTAAATAATGACTgtcacagttttcataaataatatagGTAAACTACTAAATAATTTAATCAGGTAAGTGTAATGGAATAAATGCTTGTAAACAAATTTGTCATAATTTGGAATCTaagattatattaaatattaattaaatgtataatttccAATTTAAACATtataggaaaacatttaaaaaagtgttcttattaaaggcaaatttttttgtctaattcaaaggttgttattattattattattattattttgagatggagtctagctctgttgcccaggctggagtgcaatggtgcaatctcagctcactgcaagctctgcctcctgggttcacaccattctccctcctcagcctcctgagtagctgggactacaggcgcccaccaccacacctggctaattttttgtatttttagtggagatggggtttcaccattcacaggatggtctcgatctcctgaccttgtgacccacccgccctggcctcccaaagtgctgggattacaggagtgagcccctgtgcctggccaattcaaAGGTTatttaaagattatatataaaactaagtaaaaggaaccaggaagtaagagaaatgtaaatttataGATATAAGGAGGTATTTTGGCTAAGGAAGGttaaatgaaaagttattttatatgagaaagtATCTTGTATGGTGAATTTTTTTGTACTAAAATAAGATGACTGTTGCTCCAGACAGAGAGGTGTTTAGGACAAACCATAAAGTTGAAGCATGTCATGAATGGCCTATGTAAGTTGTAAATAAGGATagtaaaaaaaggaatttattttttaaaaaggttatatAATTCAGTTGGTGCTAATTAAATATAATAGACTTTCCAGAGATGGGattttttgatattaaaatacatgaataCGAAACTGAAGAATTGGTTAGAAcaagattttattaaaagtattgaTTTACCCTTAATgcaagaagtttttaatttttaaattctataatctGTCTCTTTGAAATTCTTCAGATTACTATATCAGAAGTTTAGCTCTTTCTCTGTTTTGAAAAGGCCTGGGAGGTAACTctcttctttatcttctttttgagatggactctcactctgttgtccagtcagtggcgtgatctccatttactgaaacctttgcctcctgggttcaagcgattcctgtgtctcagcctcctgagtagttgggattacatgcatgtgccaccatgccccacttttttttttttttttttttttgtatttttagtagagacggggtttcactatgtttgccaggctggtctcaaactcctgacctcaagtgaactgccagcctcaacctcccaaagtgctaggattacaggtgtgagccactgcacctgctcGCTTCTTCACCTTTTGTTGGctcctgtaacttttttttttaattaataaactaAAGTAAGGGAcacaactttttttaaaacaggcaaatgaaaaatctttttgACTTGCCTTTTTTATTCTACATGCCTGTTATATCTGTATGTTATATGGGTCATGTGGAAGTGATATTTCACTACCAAACTATGTGAAAGAGTTCTAGTTAGTTGACTTTAAAAAACATAAGCACTTATCAGACTGCTAGAAACTAGCTCAGATGCCTTTTAATTCACATGACCATGATCGTCTTTGGTAAGATTAATTTGGTATTTAATCTGAAAATTCTCTCCAGTAGTTTAaaatctccctaaaatgtataaaatcaagctgcgCCCTGACCACCTGGGGCACATGTTCTCGGGGTCTCTTAAGGgttgtgtcacaggccatggtcactcacatTTTGCTCTGAATaaaactcttcaaatatttcacagagtttgatttttttgttgacAGTAGGCTCAGAGACTCTAGCAGAGACACATGGTGaaatatttatagacagaaaaaggaacaaCAGAAcaaaagtgaggtacagaaataactggattggttacagctcagtgttGCCTAATTTAAACGCAGTTTGAAAAGTTGGCCCCCTTTGGCCAAAACTCGGTGATTGTCAGGAGAGTATATCGCAATCTGTTTAACCTCCATTTAGGTTATAGTTTACTGTGT
It encodes:
- the LOC126935024 gene encoding non-histone chromosomal protein HMG-14; this encodes MPKRKVSSAEGAAKEEPKRRSARLSAKPPAKVEAKPKKAAAKDKSSDKKVQTKGKRGAKGKQAEVANQETKEDLPAENGETKTEESPASDEAGEKEAKSD